A region from the Achromobacter seleniivolatilans genome encodes:
- a CDS encoding DUF1833 family protein, translating into MNATSAEETLIELIEITHPGLAIPARFANDTTEMVVEGNVYAACRFDLSLPDDQDEQVPAAKLSVDNIGRELTQWLEVSQGGAGVKCRLIMVLRSNPSNLEFDMTMDLTGLFITNFRVSGDLGFKNTLMQSAVTTRFDPTTTPGIF; encoded by the coding sequence GTGAACGCCACCAGCGCTGAAGAGACGCTGATCGAGCTCATCGAGATAACGCATCCAGGTTTGGCAATTCCGGCGCGTTTTGCGAACGACACCACAGAAATGGTGGTCGAGGGCAACGTGTACGCGGCCTGCCGATTCGATCTCTCCCTGCCGGATGACCAGGATGAGCAGGTGCCTGCAGCAAAGCTGTCGGTCGACAACATTGGTCGCGAGCTTACTCAGTGGCTCGAAGTTAGCCAGGGCGGGGCCGGAGTCAAATGTCGGCTAATCATGGTTCTTCGTTCAAACCCGTCCAACTTGGAATTTGATATGACGATGGATCTGACTGGCCTGTTTATCACCAACTTTCGGGTAAGCGGTGATCTTGGTTTTAAGAACACGCTTATGCAGTCAGCAGTGACGACGCGGTTTGACCCAACGACGACGCCCGGGATCTTCTGA
- a CDS encoding phage tail tape measure protein, with product MSTAGSIVVDLLARTGSFETDMDRAARTTRRAGREMEQSAEQAGSSWTRASALMGAAFAGISVGTALTAFVQNTINAQNEQAQLVAVLESTGRAATMSADSLNAMADAIESTSTVSAGEVTEAQTALLAFTGVAGQEFPRAMQAAADMAARTGMTIRASAETIGRALDIPSQGLAALSRQGFRFTEEQKAMVEQLELSGRTAEAQGVVLRALEESYGGAAAAARDTLGGALIGLRNTVSALLTDESGSLSGLRSVIEAVNDALGSDAARDGLNALTMGAGALAVVLGTRLTAAALSSAGAFASANIEAARYQATLARMAGVSAPAAAGLAGIGAVARASSAALALVGGPVGAVTLALVGAGYAWSQYGRDARDSASAGAREVADTKRSVDELVTSFKELNNLQRQQVISIKTDDLNAALKESQAAVFELGNAFKPALTEGTRAAAQYRADFTAEMKAVASNTSLSSEQMADSLAALVESYISSGRASESSRGRLIELAQKAIETSGSVAGLRQEIEALTGAQAAAASGVAPVINELDKYRAAYDKFLKEFATPGERLKGAEKEWRDALGPLFDNDAQKRLNDRFLPKGGAEQASELASLIKRLEEQRATLGMTSDAQERYRIEQAKGTDAHRSRALALFEEIHAWKEAEEATKKAAESARFFDAIQREIDLYQRERDIDVAGVGLPDQQREQMEQEVAIRREYAERRRKLEEDQQLESTRLATSAYEARIEALRVGEERQVEILQDSAARKREAESSWQLGMERGLGNYADSAKNVASSMEGAVTNAFSGMDDALSGFVRSGKLNFGDLADSIISDMARIAIQQSITGPLAGALGSALGSWMGGGGSTVSGANMPGIGGTAGGLLNGIQFSAGGYTGDGGRFEPAGVVHRGEGVLNQDEIRALGGASGFNALRRSIRTGHAAGGMAGSPALPPPVARSQTGGDLRVEIINNGTPQQATGANRSFDLNGEVISIFVNDLQRNGRSAQAVRGVMGGG from the coding sequence ATGTCTACTGCCGGATCAATTGTCGTCGACCTGCTGGCTCGGACCGGCAGTTTCGAGACCGACATGGATCGCGCTGCCCGCACCACCCGTCGGGCGGGGCGAGAAATGGAGCAAAGCGCCGAACAGGCCGGTTCCTCCTGGACTCGCGCCTCTGCCTTGATGGGAGCGGCGTTTGCCGGTATCTCGGTGGGCACCGCGCTGACCGCGTTCGTCCAGAACACGATCAATGCTCAGAACGAGCAGGCGCAGCTGGTCGCGGTACTGGAGTCAACTGGCCGCGCCGCGACAATGAGCGCCGACAGCCTGAACGCTATGGCCGATGCGATCGAGTCGACCAGCACTGTCTCGGCCGGCGAGGTGACCGAAGCGCAGACTGCCCTGTTGGCGTTCACCGGGGTTGCGGGCCAGGAGTTCCCGCGTGCAATGCAGGCGGCAGCGGACATGGCCGCGCGGACCGGTATGACGATTCGTGCTTCCGCCGAGACCATTGGTCGAGCGCTGGATATTCCTTCGCAGGGGCTGGCGGCATTGAGCCGGCAGGGGTTCCGCTTCACTGAGGAACAGAAGGCGATGGTGGAGCAGTTGGAGCTCTCCGGTCGCACTGCGGAGGCGCAGGGTGTGGTGTTGCGCGCGCTTGAAGAGAGCTATGGCGGAGCCGCCGCCGCCGCGCGAGATACATTGGGTGGAGCGCTGATCGGTCTGCGCAATACGGTGTCTGCATTACTGACCGATGAAAGCGGCAGCCTGAGCGGGCTGCGGTCGGTCATTGAGGCGGTGAATGATGCGCTGGGTTCGGACGCCGCTCGGGATGGACTCAACGCGCTGACGATGGGAGCCGGTGCCTTGGCGGTGGTACTCGGTACCAGATTGACGGCCGCAGCTTTGTCGTCGGCGGGAGCGTTCGCTAGCGCCAATATTGAGGCAGCGCGCTACCAAGCCACGCTTGCGCGGATGGCAGGTGTGAGTGCCCCAGCTGCCGCAGGGTTGGCGGGTATCGGCGCCGTGGCGCGGGCTTCCAGTGCGGCTCTCGCCCTTGTGGGCGGCCCAGTAGGGGCGGTTACGCTCGCGCTTGTCGGCGCCGGCTATGCGTGGAGCCAGTATGGCCGGGATGCGCGCGACTCAGCTTCGGCTGGCGCGCGGGAAGTGGCCGATACCAAGCGAAGCGTGGATGAGTTGGTGACGTCGTTCAAGGAGCTGAACAACCTGCAGCGCCAGCAAGTAATCAGCATCAAGACGGACGACCTGAACGCGGCGCTCAAGGAAAGCCAAGCCGCCGTTTTCGAACTTGGAAATGCGTTCAAGCCGGCGTTAACTGAGGGAACTCGCGCCGCCGCCCAGTACCGCGCTGACTTTACCGCTGAAATGAAAGCGGTGGCCTCCAATACCAGCCTGTCATCTGAGCAAATGGCAGACTCCCTTGCAGCCTTGGTCGAGTCATATATCTCGTCGGGTCGCGCCAGCGAATCGAGCCGCGGACGCTTGATAGAGCTTGCACAGAAGGCAATCGAAACGTCGGGGAGCGTGGCGGGCTTGCGCCAGGAGATCGAGGCGCTGACGGGTGCGCAGGCCGCCGCGGCGAGCGGCGTGGCGCCAGTCATCAACGAGTTGGATAAGTATCGGGCCGCCTACGACAAGTTTTTGAAGGAATTCGCCACGCCCGGCGAGCGGCTTAAGGGGGCGGAGAAGGAGTGGCGTGACGCGCTGGGGCCGTTGTTCGATAACGATGCGCAGAAGCGGCTGAATGACCGGTTCCTGCCGAAGGGGGGCGCCGAACAGGCGAGCGAGTTGGCAAGCTTGATTAAGCGTCTTGAAGAGCAGCGTGCGACGCTGGGCATGACTTCCGACGCCCAGGAGCGTTATCGCATCGAACAGGCTAAGGGGACGGATGCGCACCGTTCACGAGCGCTAGCGCTGTTCGAAGAAATCCATGCTTGGAAGGAGGCCGAAGAGGCCACTAAGAAGGCCGCCGAGTCTGCGCGCTTCTTCGACGCCATCCAGCGTGAGATCGACCTCTACCAGCGTGAGCGCGACATCGATGTTGCGGGCGTCGGGCTGCCCGACCAGCAGCGCGAGCAGATGGAGCAGGAAGTAGCAATCCGGCGGGAATATGCCGAACGGCGCCGAAAGCTGGAAGAAGATCAGCAGCTCGAATCCACGCGCTTAGCCACGTCTGCGTATGAAGCGCGGATCGAAGCTCTGCGAGTTGGCGAAGAACGGCAAGTGGAAATCTTGCAGGACTCCGCGGCCCGCAAGCGTGAGGCGGAGTCCTCGTGGCAGTTAGGCATGGAGCGAGGGCTGGGGAACTACGCAGACAGCGCCAAGAATGTGGCGTCGTCTATGGAAGGTGCGGTGACGAACGCATTTTCCGGCATGGACGATGCGCTGTCTGGGTTTGTCCGCAGCGGCAAGCTGAACTTCGGCGACCTGGCCGATAGCATTATTTCGGACATGGCCCGGATCGCCATCCAGCAGAGCATCACCGGACCTCTGGCTGGCGCCCTGGGAAGCGCATTGGGCAGCTGGATGGGCGGCGGCGGTTCCACAGTGTCGGGCGCAAACATGCCGGGTATCGGCGGCACCGCCGGCGGCTTGCTAAATGGGATCCAGTTCTCAGCTGGTGGCTACACCGGGGATGGCGGCCGGTTCGAACCCGCCGGGGTCGTGCACCGCGGCGAGGGCGTACTGAACCAGGACGAGATCCGTGCCCTAGGTGGCGCCAGCGGCTTTAACGCTTTGCGGCGCTCCATCCGAACCGGGCACGCTGCGGGTGGAATGGCTGGCTCTCCAGCGCTGCCACCGCCTGTTGCTCGTTCCCAGACGGGCGGCGACCTTCGAGTGGAAATCATCAACAACGGCACGCCGCAGCAGGCAACGGGCGCGAATCGTAGCTTTGACTTGAACGGGGAGGTGATCAGCATTTTCGTGAACGACTTGCAGCGAAATGGCCGGTCCGCCCAAGCGGTGCGCGGCGTAATGGGGGGGGGGTGA
- a CDS encoding phage major capsid protein, with protein MTPEQQIEQINANLKTVSDQLKSMAETANARGTMDQKLRADIDKTLTTQGELQARLASAEQLLAKVQNGGGEGARPKSMGEQFSEREDFTAFASNPRGKFRAPVSAEISTGTAGDLVVPQRVPGIVAPPNQQLRVRDLLSWGRTSSNAVEFVRETGFTNNAAPVAEGTLKPESTLTFEDASAPVATIAHWIRATKQILSDVPMLQSYVDGRLRYGLKLVEDRQLLKGSGVGLNIDGVYTQAIAYANPGVVVQAENRLDRLRLALLQAELAEYPADGIVLSPIDWTAIELLKDTTNGYLFANPRFVTQAGLWGRSIVTTTAMGAGDFLVGAFAMGAQGWDREDVNLTVSLEDRDNVVTNRVTLLVEERVALTVFRPEAFVKGGFAGLDVPAGG; from the coding sequence ATGACCCCGGAACAGCAGATCGAACAGATCAACGCCAACCTGAAAACTGTCAGCGACCAACTGAAGAGCATGGCCGAAACCGCCAACGCGCGCGGCACGATGGACCAGAAACTGCGCGCCGATATCGACAAGACCCTGACCACGCAGGGTGAACTGCAGGCCCGCCTGGCCAGCGCCGAACAACTCCTGGCGAAGGTCCAGAATGGTGGCGGCGAAGGCGCACGGCCCAAGTCGATGGGCGAGCAGTTCAGCGAGCGCGAGGACTTCACCGCCTTCGCCTCCAATCCGCGCGGTAAGTTCCGTGCGCCCGTCAGCGCCGAGATCAGCACCGGGACGGCCGGCGACCTGGTCGTGCCCCAGCGTGTGCCCGGCATCGTCGCGCCGCCCAACCAGCAGTTGCGCGTGCGTGACCTTCTCAGTTGGGGACGTACCTCGTCCAACGCGGTGGAATTCGTGCGGGAAACCGGCTTTACGAACAACGCCGCACCTGTGGCCGAAGGCACCCTCAAGCCCGAGTCGACGCTGACGTTCGAAGATGCCTCGGCGCCCGTGGCCACCATCGCGCATTGGATCCGTGCGACGAAACAGATCCTGTCCGACGTACCGATGCTGCAGTCTTACGTCGACGGTCGCCTGCGCTACGGCCTGAAGCTGGTCGAAGACCGTCAACTGCTCAAGGGCAGCGGTGTGGGCCTGAACATCGACGGTGTCTATACCCAGGCCATCGCCTACGCCAACCCTGGCGTGGTCGTGCAAGCCGAGAATCGCCTGGACCGCCTGCGCCTCGCTCTGTTGCAGGCCGAGCTGGCCGAGTATCCCGCTGACGGCATCGTGCTGTCGCCCATCGACTGGACGGCGATCGAGCTGCTGAAGGACACGACGAACGGCTACCTGTTCGCCAATCCGCGCTTCGTCACGCAGGCTGGCCTGTGGGGGCGCTCCATCGTCACGACCACGGCCATGGGCGCGGGCGACTTCCTGGTCGGCGCCTTTGCCATGGGCGCGCAGGGCTGGGACCGCGAGGACGTGAATCTGACGGTTTCGCTGGAAGACCGCGACAACGTCGTCACCAACCGCGTGACCCTGTTGGTTGAAGAGCGCGTGGCGCTGACCGTATTCCGGCCTGAAGCGTTCGTGAAGGGCGGCTTCGCCGGTCTCGACGTGCCGGCAGGCGGTTGA
- a CDS encoding host specificity factor TipJ family phage tail protein → MEIVEKADLERPVTPSLLVVRNPFVASEGREAFNSAFLPGETLGAYCERVGVTLPSRVVNVWHNGYPVPLDLWKRLIPRIGDQVVIRTKGEGGGGGGKVLRTVAMIAVVVVSIFAPYLAPAAWGAGFGTIGGALISAGVMLGGSLLVNALLPPLTPTAAKLGTGQKYESSPTYSIQGGRNRARPWETMILVFGQHKVVPDLAGTPYTMLQGQNQFLNQTFHFGLQGVTLNIDEIKIGNTPISNYQGVQIQVSGLDGKLSMFPGNVDTIQGFPLNSTDGWQTRTTGQDVTGITVEAASRLFRVNDDGTIAGRSVDIRIQYRAVGTSAWSEFGTIGVVYATHYWAAIAFPDQIQIEFGSTNPSEHTPNEVFTRLDPATGFVRTGQWQWRPHPNSLGQPWQGIAPDPLLTPSALGVRITGWRQEPTRIGVSFGVPAGQYEIRVMKVTPDINDTRESNETAISQILAFQNDRADYSGQCRVAVRIMASGQLNGAIDELNAVVRAWCVVWNGSAWNYQPTSNPAWWFLWFARGKLDSAGHRIYGGGLSDAQIDIEGIKSWALWCDQKKLTFDYVLDQKMSAAAVLQIIARAGRASITYQTGKLGVMWDAENVPATAMFGPLNVRSGSFKVAYVNEGTVDEIVANFINKDAGWVMDEVRAKVPGAIATNNPMQLDLDGCVSRDMAGREANLIAASQVWRRRKITWETDIEGLVCTRGDVVSFSHDLTVWGYSGRMMPGSAGVTIKLQNSVPSNGTGVALLRDPDGNMKTVSVSSAVGDVNELLIVTDLDGFPMPGDAGYEKCSPFDWAWQFDPIATPGRRFKVSGITPAGDGLRFEAVDDDPEYYACEANPYLYTPPRDGGLLVGMVFSLTAAESIANVSSDQIRVSLSWVLSRDMPALVTISVNGAPRISQTVEGRSIELIVQTGDQIVARVTPKASTGGGTPKILTYQVEGLSAPLAAVEGLTTVFRDGLTVLSWRMVVDVREPAYEVRVGESWANSRTIGTTAALEMLAVGNGSYWVAARFKLSNGTVVYGPAAGIVIAGAVLVRNVLLEQNEAPDWTGTVSGGAFVYASQLSLAALGDLLASPDLLAEPDLLWMGGAASDGIYTNAIGDQVDIGYVSPVRMDFDIEFSAISQDDDLLAIEDWLSAEDLLNGSARQAITVRPQIRHAQAAGEWSDWVDFVPGLINARYFDVRLYLATSNPRIIPFVSRFVWTVDVPDLVQRAEALAVVAAGMRVTFPKEFHAKPNLQVTILDSQNGDRAVVSAATADEEGFDIRIFNGSTAVERKINWIAQGY, encoded by the coding sequence GTGGAAATCGTAGAGAAAGCCGATCTGGAGCGTCCTGTGACCCCGTCTCTATTGGTGGTGCGCAATCCTTTCGTTGCTTCTGAAGGACGTGAAGCGTTCAACTCCGCATTCTTGCCCGGCGAAACCCTGGGGGCGTATTGCGAGAGGGTAGGAGTGACACTACCGTCGCGCGTTGTAAACGTTTGGCATAACGGATATCCAGTGCCTCTCGACCTCTGGAAGCGGCTGATCCCGCGAATTGGAGACCAGGTGGTTATTCGCACGAAGGGCGAGGGCGGTGGTGGTGGCGGCAAGGTGCTGCGTACTGTGGCGATGATCGCAGTTGTGGTGGTGTCCATCTTTGCGCCCTACTTGGCGCCCGCGGCATGGGGGGCCGGGTTTGGCACTATTGGCGGTGCGCTTATCTCTGCAGGTGTGATGCTCGGCGGCAGCCTGCTGGTAAATGCTCTGCTGCCTCCCCTTACGCCGACCGCTGCGAAACTCGGCACCGGCCAAAAGTACGAAAGCAGCCCCACGTATTCGATCCAAGGCGGACGCAACCGCGCTCGACCATGGGAGACCATGATCTTGGTGTTCGGACAACACAAGGTGGTTCCGGATTTGGCCGGCACGCCATACACGATGCTGCAGGGCCAGAACCAATTCCTCAATCAGACGTTTCATTTTGGTCTGCAAGGCGTGACGCTGAACATCGATGAAATCAAGATCGGCAATACGCCCATCTCGAACTATCAGGGTGTTCAGATACAGGTTTCTGGACTTGATGGGAAATTGTCCATGTTTCCTGGCAACGTGGACACCATCCAGGGGTTTCCGCTCAATTCGACTGATGGATGGCAGACTCGCACGACTGGCCAAGACGTGACAGGTATTACGGTTGAAGCGGCGTCGCGGTTGTTCCGCGTCAACGATGATGGGACCATCGCGGGGCGTTCTGTTGATATTCGAATTCAGTACCGGGCAGTCGGCACGAGTGCCTGGTCTGAGTTCGGGACCATCGGCGTCGTGTACGCGACTCACTACTGGGCGGCAATCGCCTTTCCAGATCAAATTCAGATCGAGTTTGGAAGCACGAACCCAAGTGAGCACACACCGAACGAGGTGTTTACCAGACTAGATCCCGCAACTGGTTTCGTTCGAACCGGCCAGTGGCAATGGCGCCCGCATCCAAACAGTCTAGGTCAGCCGTGGCAGGGAATAGCCCCCGATCCCCTACTGACCCCCAGCGCTCTGGGCGTACGAATTACCGGATGGCGTCAGGAGCCGACCCGCATTGGCGTTAGCTTTGGTGTGCCGGCGGGGCAATACGAAATTCGAGTCATGAAAGTCACACCAGACATCAATGACACCAGGGAATCAAACGAGACCGCTATCAGCCAGATTTTGGCCTTTCAGAACGACAGGGCGGATTACTCCGGTCAATGCCGGGTAGCAGTCCGAATCATGGCATCCGGCCAGTTAAATGGCGCGATTGACGAACTAAACGCCGTCGTGCGCGCTTGGTGCGTGGTGTGGAATGGAAGTGCATGGAACTACCAGCCGACATCGAACCCCGCCTGGTGGTTTCTGTGGTTTGCCCGCGGCAAGTTGGACAGTGCAGGGCATCGTATATACGGCGGTGGATTGAGTGACGCCCAGATTGATATCGAAGGGATCAAGTCCTGGGCTCTGTGGTGTGATCAGAAGAAGTTGACGTTCGACTACGTGCTTGATCAAAAAATGAGCGCAGCTGCTGTGCTTCAGATAATTGCACGAGCAGGCAGAGCTTCCATCACATACCAGACGGGGAAGCTTGGTGTTATGTGGGATGCCGAGAACGTGCCTGCCACTGCGATGTTCGGCCCGCTTAACGTACGCTCAGGCTCTTTTAAAGTGGCTTACGTCAACGAGGGTACGGTTGATGAGATCGTCGCGAACTTTATCAACAAAGATGCCGGCTGGGTCATGGATGAGGTTCGAGCGAAGGTGCCAGGAGCGATCGCGACGAACAATCCAATGCAACTCGACTTGGACGGTTGTGTGAGCCGGGATATGGCCGGCCGGGAAGCAAATCTTATTGCGGCAAGTCAAGTTTGGCGTCGAAGGAAAATCACCTGGGAAACCGATATCGAAGGTCTGGTTTGCACACGAGGCGACGTGGTGTCGTTTTCCCACGATCTGACCGTGTGGGGTTACTCGGGCCGAATGATGCCAGGCAGCGCCGGCGTCACGATCAAATTGCAGAACAGCGTACCGAGCAACGGGACAGGTGTCGCACTGCTGCGAGATCCTGACGGCAATATGAAGACGGTATCGGTATCGTCAGCCGTTGGCGACGTAAACGAGCTGTTGATCGTGACGGACCTGGATGGATTTCCAATGCCGGGGGATGCGGGTTACGAGAAGTGCTCACCGTTCGATTGGGCGTGGCAATTCGACCCGATAGCAACTCCTGGGCGCCGGTTTAAGGTGTCCGGCATCACCCCAGCGGGTGATGGATTGAGGTTTGAGGCGGTAGATGATGACCCGGAGTACTACGCGTGTGAAGCGAATCCGTATCTGTATACGCCGCCGCGCGATGGCGGGCTGCTTGTTGGCATGGTCTTCTCCCTTACCGCAGCGGAATCCATCGCCAACGTCAGCAGCGACCAGATCCGCGTCAGCCTATCGTGGGTGTTGTCTCGGGATATGCCGGCCCTAGTGACGATTTCCGTCAACGGAGCGCCTCGGATTTCACAGACCGTAGAGGGTCGTTCGATCGAGCTGATTGTTCAAACAGGAGATCAGATCGTTGCCAGGGTAACGCCGAAGGCGTCAACAGGGGGCGGAACGCCCAAGATCTTGACCTATCAGGTGGAGGGCCTGAGCGCGCCGCTCGCAGCGGTGGAGGGACTTACCACGGTGTTTCGAGACGGTCTAACCGTGCTGAGCTGGCGAATGGTCGTCGACGTGCGGGAACCGGCCTACGAGGTGCGTGTGGGCGAGAGCTGGGCGAACTCTCGCACGATTGGGACCACGGCCGCCTTGGAGATGCTGGCGGTGGGAAATGGCAGCTACTGGGTCGCGGCACGATTCAAGTTGTCGAATGGCACGGTCGTTTACGGGCCTGCGGCCGGCATTGTGATTGCTGGCGCGGTATTGGTCCGAAACGTACTGTTGGAGCAAAACGAAGCGCCGGATTGGACCGGTACTGTATCCGGTGGTGCGTTCGTGTATGCGAGCCAGCTGTCACTGGCTGCGCTGGGCGATCTATTGGCCAGCCCGGATCTGTTGGCCGAGCCGGACCTGCTCTGGATGGGGGGGGCGGCGTCGGATGGAATCTACACCAATGCCATCGGCGACCAGGTCGATATTGGGTATGTGTCGCCAGTTCGGATGGATTTCGATATTGAGTTTTCTGCCATCAGCCAGGACGACGATCTGCTTGCGATCGAGGATTGGCTATCGGCCGAGGATTTGCTCAACGGCTCGGCCAGGCAAGCCATAACGGTGCGGCCACAAATACGCCATGCCCAGGCGGCGGGAGAGTGGTCCGACTGGGTGGACTTTGTGCCCGGCTTGATCAACGCCAGATATTTCGATGTGCGCCTTTATCTGGCCACGTCGAACCCGCGAATCATTCCCTTCGTTTCGCGGTTCGTCTGGACTGTCGATGTGCCGGATCTTGTGCAGCGCGCGGAGGCGCTGGCGGTCGTGGCCGCCGGCATGCGAGTGACGTTCCCCAAGGAGTTCCATGCCAAGCCGAACTTGCAGGTAACGATCCTCGATAGTCAGAACGGCGACCGCGCTGTTGTGTCCGCCGCCACAGCTGACGAGGAAGGTTTCGATATTAGGATTTTTAACGGCTCCACGGCAGTGGAGCGCAAGATTAACTGGATTGCTCAAGGGTACTGA
- a CDS encoding phage tail tube protein — MTAGIIKTQGTHLFVLNTLATPDPVILKMACPTGITGLGAGTKSQIDVTCLDAIEDQEFVPGLGAPGQVSVPFNFIPTAESHQGVLTTLKESGAVLEWIVGFSDGIAPPTILDDTMVWPAARTAARIQAYIAEVTIDAATNDRVTGNLTLQRSGKVDWNFKPAA, encoded by the coding sequence ATGACTGCTGGCATTATCAAGACCCAGGGCACCCACTTGTTCGTGCTCAATACCCTGGCCACCCCGGACCCGGTCATCCTGAAGATGGCCTGCCCCACGGGTATCACAGGCTTGGGGGCGGGCACCAAGTCGCAGATCGACGTTACCTGCCTGGATGCTATCGAGGATCAGGAGTTTGTTCCGGGTCTGGGCGCACCTGGTCAGGTGTCGGTCCCCTTCAACTTCATTCCGACTGCGGAATCGCATCAGGGCGTACTGACCACGCTTAAGGAATCCGGCGCGGTTCTGGAATGGATCGTTGGCTTCTCCGATGGCATTGCCCCTCCGACCATCCTCGATGACACGATGGTGTGGCCAGCGGCACGCACCGCAGCCCGCATCCAGGCCTACATTGCTGAGGTGACGATCGATGCTGCCACCAATGACCGTGTCACCGGCAATCTGACGCTGCAGCGTTCGGGCAAGGTTGACTGGAACTTCAAGCCGGCGGCTTAA
- a CDS encoding head-tail connector protein: MSVLSLETAKRFLDVIHNADDAKLQMLLNSAEDEAVQYMNRGLLEPVPAVVLVDGVRVAADPLLAPPDSMLLGVMLLLQATYQASPDDIAKLRTAAEVKLAPHRIGWGA; the protein is encoded by the coding sequence ATGTCCGTGCTCAGCCTCGAAACTGCGAAGCGGTTCCTGGATGTCATTCACAACGCCGATGACGCGAAACTGCAAATGCTGCTGAATAGCGCTGAGGACGAGGCGGTGCAGTACATGAACCGGGGGCTGCTGGAGCCAGTACCGGCTGTGGTGCTGGTCGATGGCGTGCGGGTGGCTGCTGATCCGCTTCTTGCTCCACCTGACAGCATGCTGCTGGGTGTGATGCTGCTTCTCCAGGCCACCTACCAAGCCAGCCCCGACGATATCGCCAAGCTGCGCACCGCGGCCGAAGTGAAGCTGGCGCCGCATCGCATTGGATGGGGGGCGTGA
- a CDS encoding head-tail adaptor protein — MGGVMLAHRLRHRVTFETKGEPLRDENGYIVPGSGGWQPVVLDDGLRLEDVPAEVLTGAGREFQGGNATQAEISARVNLRWFPSSPTVIASWRLRWDSQIFNIQSAETDPTARREWRLRCVDGPSEGQ; from the coding sequence ATGGGGGGCGTGATGCTGGCTCATCGACTACGGCACCGCGTGACCTTCGAGACGAAGGGGGAGCCCCTGCGCGACGAAAACGGCTACATCGTGCCCGGCAGCGGCGGCTGGCAGCCCGTGGTGCTGGACGATGGTTTGCGGCTCGAAGATGTGCCTGCCGAAGTGCTCACCGGCGCCGGCCGGGAGTTCCAAGGCGGGAACGCGACGCAGGCGGAGATCAGCGCACGGGTGAACCTGCGCTGGTTCCCGTCGAGCCCTACCGTGATTGCGTCCTGGCGCCTGCGCTGGGACAGCCAGATTTTCAATATCCAGTCCGCCGAGACGGACCCCACGGCGCGCCGCGAATGGCGCCTGCGCTGTGTGGATGGACCGAGCGAGGGCCAATAG
- a CDS encoding phage tail assembly protein T — MTEAEFRSWQQFYQESPFDDLHRYHRPAAMLAQVQVGGDFPARLDWLVGGMGLRQDDDQTPLLSDQFSEADLKTFAALGMRPSRA, encoded by the coding sequence TTGACGGAGGCCGAATTTCGATCCTGGCAGCAGTTTTACCAGGAGTCTCCCTTCGACGACCTACACCGCTACCACCGCCCCGCGGCCATGTTGGCTCAGGTCCAGGTTGGCGGGGACTTCCCAGCACGCCTGGATTGGCTGGTGGGTGGCATGGGTCTTCGGCAAGACGATGACCAGACGCCGTTGCTTTCGGATCAGTTTTCAGAAGCGGACTTAAAGACGTTCGCCGCCCTTGGAATGAGGCCCTCACGGGCATAG
- a CDS encoding DUF3168 domain-containing protein: MLAPVFKTLNTIAVRGHVGDDPRIYGSGMAPQGTPTPYITWFTVIDNPYDQLSGPPDADNGTVQIDCWAGPTDDQEAACISLAGAVRDALDVAGVANRIIIHTRETDTKLFRIGLQADFIRSR; this comes from the coding sequence ATGCTGGCTCCGGTATTCAAGACTCTCAACACGATAGCGGTACGTGGTCATGTCGGCGACGATCCAAGGATCTACGGATCGGGCATGGCGCCCCAGGGTACGCCTACTCCGTACATCACCTGGTTTACGGTCATTGATAACCCCTACGACCAGTTAAGCGGGCCTCCAGACGCCGACAACGGCACGGTCCAAATCGACTGTTGGGCAGGTCCAACCGATGACCAAGAGGCCGCTTGCATATCGCTGGCTGGGGCAGTGCGCGATGCGCTAGACGTCGCCGGCGTCGCCAATCGCATCATCATCCACACCCGCGAGACGGATACGAAGCTGTTTCGCATTGGACTGCAAGCCGACTTCATCAGGAGCCGGTAG